Proteins from a genomic interval of Arachis hypogaea cultivar Tifrunner chromosome 10, arahy.Tifrunner.gnm2.J5K5, whole genome shotgun sequence:
- the LOC112716248 gene encoding dof zinc finger protein DOF5.4 — protein MQDSPSTAPAGGRFFGGGVGDRRLRPHNQHQEPLKCPRCDSLNTKFCYYNNYNLSQPRHFCKNCRRYWTNGGVLRNVPVGGGCRKSKSKRSNAKSKKSNNNNCSSSLEAAPETTTPQPQLPEGNSNSNSNSGSESSSLTAIATSSATTEAASAATSNAALSKNPVPDENVNNSNFTDGGGYYGGFSDIGTFTSLMSSANETMSFGFENNVNVLDATSFRFGNDDGGWLQQKVIGNGSDDRRNNNNNNNQEFATEPLMLDQTGPVELSSLQNGKVGNGGCGPLDWHAAGGDGSDHDHDLFDLTSAVDQSYWTHTHWSDQDNSPNLFHLP, from the coding sequence atgcaAGACTCACCTTCCACCGCCCCCGCTGGTGGCAGGTTTTTCGGCGGAGGAGTCGGAGACAGGAGGCTCAGGCCTCACAACCAGCACCAGGAACCGTTGAAGTGCCCTCGCTGTGATTCGCTCAACACTAAGTTCTGCTATTACAACAACTACAACCTCTCTCAGCCGCGCCACTTCTGCAAGAACTGTCGCCGCTACTGGACCAACGGCGGCGTCCTCCGTAACGTCCCCGTCGGCGGAGGTTGTCGGAAATCCAAATCCAAGCGCTCCAACGCGAAGTCCAAgaaaagcaacaacaacaactgcTCCTCCTCTTTGGAAGCCGCTCCGGAAACAACAACACCGCAACCGCAATTGCCGGAGGGAAATTCGAACTCGAACTCGAACTCTGGCAGCGAAAGCTCCAGCCTCACCGCCATCGCCACTAGCTCCGCCACCACGGAGGCGGCGTCTGCGGCGACGTCAAACGCTGCGTTGAGCAAGAATCCGGTCCCCGACGAGAACGTGAATAACTCTAACTTCACTGATGGCGGTGGTTATTACGGTGGCTTCTCTGACATAGGAACATTCACGAGCCTTATGAGTTCAGCAAACGAAACGATGTCGTTTGGTTTTGAAAACAATGTTAACGTTCTCGATGCGACGTCGTTTCGTTTCGGTAACGATGATGGCGGGTGGCTGCAGCAGAAAGTTATCGGAAATGGAAGCGACGATCggcgtaataataataataataataatcaggaGTTTGCAACGGAGCCGTTGATGCTGGATCAGACGGGTCCTGTTGAGTTGTCGTCGCTGCAGAATGGGAAAGTTGGCAACGGAGGATGTGGACCGTTGGATTGGCATGCAGCTGGTGGTGATGGTTCTGATCATGATCATGATTTGTTTGATCTTACTAGCGCCGTTGATCAAAGTTACTGGACCCACACTCACTGGTCTGATCAAGATAACAGTCCAAATCTCTTTCATCTTCCTTGA